The Prosthecobacter fusiformis genomic sequence CCATTGATCCAGGTGTGGTCTTTTCCGAGCGCGTGGCAAAGATTGTCGAAGTCCTTAAAACGGCTCCAGGCATGCCGCTGGCTAAACTGGTGGAGGCCATCGTGCCGAGTGCCGAACCGGTGGCTGAAGGTGAGGCCAAACCGCAGCTCACGGATGATCAGATCTCGGTTCTCAAGGACCTGCGCTGGCTCACGAATGAAGGTTACGTCATTGAATACAGTGACGGCATGGTCTTCCTCGGTGTTCAGGGTGAGCCCCAGGCTGCATCAACGAAAGAAAAAGCAGCACCCAAATCTGCTGAAGGCGAGTCCAAAGAAGACAGTCAGGCAGGCGCGGCGGAGGCTGCAACGGCCACGGATGAAGCTCCTTCTGAAGTAGCCTCAGAAGAAGCACCGGTTTCCGAGGAAGTTTCGCACATCGGTTCACTCGAAGGCGTCAGTCTGGAAGCTCAGGAAGAGCTGAATGAGTCCTCCCCAGGTCCGTCCTCGGATGATTTGGAGGCTGAGTCTGGTGAGCCTGAACTGAATGTCATCGAAGGCGAAGAAGGCCCGGAAGCGGTTGAAGCTGACGCTGAACTGAACAAGACGGCTGCTCCAGTGATTGAGCCTGAAGAAGAGACTCTTGAAGAAGAGCCGATGGCTCCTGAAATGCCCACAACGATCATTGATCCAGAGGCTGAGAAGAAAGCGGAATAACCATTGATCACATCTTGGGCCGGAGTGCGGGCAATGCCTGTGCTCCGGCCTTTTTGTTTTGATGGACGTTGGTTATCGCGATCGCGAAGTGAGGCATGAACCTCAGGCTGAAATGCGCCCATCCCGCAGGCCAGCATTTTGGCTTCGCCCTCTTTCTGGAAATGCTTTTTGGATTTGCTAGAGCAAGGGAAGCCAGCTTCCAATGGTGGGTTTCTCTTTTGGAATTGGATAAAAAAAAGAGCCTGTCCTTGCGGACAGGCTCTTGTAAGAGGAGGGCTAAAACGAGGTTAAACTCGTGTTACAGTTTTGGTTAGTCTTCCCAGCGACGGCCTTTGAAACCGCTGCCTGGGCCGCCGTTAGGCTTGCCGCCGAATGATTTGCCGCCACCGCCGCCGTAAGGCTTGCGGAAACCGCCTGGCTTTGCACCACCACCGCCGAAGCCGCCTGGCTTGCTACCAAAACCGCGAGGACCAAAGGTGCTGCGTTGCCCCTGGCCACCATCCTGGCGGTCAGCCAGATTGATGCGGATGTCACGGCCACGATAGTTGGTGCCGGTGACGGTGGTCATGACGGTTTCCACGTGGTCTTCCGGGACTTCCACATAGGCACATTTTTCGAAGATCTCGATCGTGCCGAGGGTGCCGCTGGGGATTTTGGCGGTGTTGTAAATCATGCCGGCGATATCGCCTGGGCGGGCATTGTCCATACCGCCGATGTTGACGAAAAGACGGACCATGCCGGAGCGCGGGCCTTTTTGCACAAAGGAGCGGGAGCGCATCGGTGCAGGGCCGAAGTCATCACGGGCTTCCGGCTGCTGAGGAGCGGCATCCGGGCGGCGTGGGCCTTCGTCGCGTGGTTCTTCATAAGCACGGGGAGCAGGGGCTGCGGCCTGTGGCTGTGAAGGGGCGTTGTCAGCCGGACGGGGGACCGGGGCGAAATCGCCTGCGGCAGCAGTGCGGCCGGAGACGGCAGACTGCGTGCTGGGGACGAATTCACGCTGTGCCTGCTGAGGGCGCTGATTGGCGCGGTCTTCGATGATCTGCTCACCCTCACGGGAGAATTCTTTCATCCAGAGGTCAAGCACGGCGCTGGTGACGTCCGTGGAGTTAAATCCGGCGTCCAACAGGCGCTGCACGGTGTGCTCATGCTTGGCGTAGGTGCCGGCTTCCAGAGTGGCTTTGAGTTTTTCAAAAGTCTGGTCCACGCGAGTGGCTTCCAATTCTTCTTGGGAAGGCACTTTGGCGCGGGTGACCTTGGCATTCGTGAAGCGCTGGATGCGCTGCATGAGGTAGATTTCACGTCCAGCGACGAGGCTGACAGCGGTGCCTTTGCGCCCGGCACGACCTGTGCGGCCGATGCGGTGCACGTAGTCTTCCGTGTCATACGGAAGCTCAAAGTTCACGATGAGGTCAATGTCGTTGACGTCAAGACCACGGGCGGCCACGTCAGTGGCGACGAGGACTTCCACATTGCCACTGCGGAAGTTACGCATGACACGCTCACGCATGACCTGGTTAAGGTCACCATGGAGGCGGTCAGCGGCGTAGCCACGTGCGGTGAGGGCATCCACCGTGTCATCCACCGCTTTCTTCGTGTTGGCGAAGACAATGGTGAGGCGGGGGGCATCCATGTCCAGGACACGGCAAAGGACTTCCGTCTTGCTGCGGCCCTGCACTTCATAGTAGCGCTGCTCGATGGTCGGCACCGTCATCGCTTTTTGTTCGATGGTGATGGTGGCCGGGTTGTTTGTGTACCGGTCGATCAGGCGGCGGATGCGCGGATCAAAGGTGGCGGAGAAGAAAATCGTCTGGCGCTCTTTCGGCACGGCCTGCATGAGGCGCTCGATTTCATCGGCAAAGCCCATGTCCAGCATTTCATCAGCTTCATCGAAGACGAGGGTCTTCAGATTATCGAGGCGGAGAGTGCCACGATCCACGAAATCCAGGATACGGCCGGGGGTGCCCACGACGATCTGGGAGCCCATCTGCAGGGCGCGGATCTGGCGGTCATAGGAAGAGCCGCCGTAGATCGGCGTAGCCCGCACGCCTTCTTTGAAGGAAGCGACTTTGTGAATTTCTGCACAGACCTGCATGGCCAGCTCACGGGTGGGGCACATGATAAGCACCTGCGTATCACGGCTGGTAGCATCGATGCGGTCCACGGCCGGAAGGCCGAAGGCGAGAGTCTTGCCGGAGCCGGTCTGGCTCTGGCCGACCACGTCACGGCCGGTGAGGGCCACGGGGATGGCCTGGGCCTGAATAGGTGACGGTTGTTCGAAGCCCTGGGCCTCGATAGCTTTCATTAACTCGGGCGAAAGGCCGAGATCTGCGAATGTCTTTTCCATGTGTGTTACGTACCGGCAGGTAGGCTTCCGTGAGCGGGCAACCTGTCGCAGTAAGGGCGTCTCGTGAGAGGAGACGGGATCACCACCAGATCTGGCGGGCTACATGTCAAACTTCGGCCCCAAGTGGGGAAGCGGTAAAAAACCGGTGCGAAGGATTCCATAAGCTACAGAAATAGCAAGTGATGTTTGTTAGCGGCGGTGGTCGGCTGTTTTTAGAAGATCGGAGGGATTGATTGGGGGGCTAAGTTGGAGGTCTGAAGGGGGCGCGGTCTTGGGCCGGCATGGAGGAACTCTGTCGTAGCTCGATTTTCCAAAATCGAGGTGCATCGATAGCAAAGGCGGCTTGGAGAGCGGATACGATGTCTTTCGTGGATGCGATCCATTTCGATTTTGGAAAATCGAGGTACGTTCCGGCGGTCTCAATCAAGAAGCCTGGATATCTGCGCCAAAGAGAGGACAGACGTACTTATTCTTAGTGGGGCGCGAATGAAGGGCCGCACTGTCGTAGCTCGATTTTCCAAAATCGAGGTGCATCGATAGCAATGGCGGGTTGGAGAGCGGATACGATGTCTTTCGTGGATGTGACCCATCTCGATTTTGGAAAATCGAGCTACGTTCCGGCGGTCTCCAACTCAAAATACATTGGCAGAGATGACCTTGATATTGTAGTTCCAGAATCCAATTGAATTGGTTATGCCCAAGCAGTCTCTATCACGGCCGGTAGCAATTCCGGCCAGTCCTGTCTTCACAGAATTTGAGGGAGAGGATTTCTGGCAGGTGCCTGGGTATCATCGGAACCTGCCTCATTGGCGGCTGGCAGGAGCCATCTATTTCGTAACCTTCCGTCTGGCGGATTCCATACCGGCTTCCGTGGTCATGCGCTGGCAGCAGGAGGAGGCTGTCTGGCTGCAATCTCAGGGCATCCATCAAGACTGGAGGCATCAGGACAAAGAGCGTTTTGTGATGGCGTTGCGCCAGATTCCGCTGTCAGAACGGCAGGGATTTGAGCGGAAGCAGACCCGCAAGTTCTTTGTTGAGCTGGATCAGTGTCACGGCCTTTGTGTGCTCAAGGAGGCACGGGCTGCGCAATCTGTGGCCGACGCACTTCACTTCTTTCATGGGCAGAGGCTGTGGCTGGGGGATTTTGTCATCATGCCCAACCATGTGCATGTCATGGTGCAGATGTTTGAAGGATGTCCTTTGGAAGAATGGCTGTACTCGGTCAAACGATTCAGCGCCCGGCAATTGCTGAAAGAGCAGTTTTTGAAAACAAGCCCGGTCACGCGCGCGGGCCATCTGTGGCAAACGGAATCTTTTGACCGCATCATCCGGAACCGGGATGAGTTGAACCGGACTCGCGATTACATTCAGAAAAATCCCGCCAAGCTGAAACCGGGGAGCTTTATGCATCACAAGGCGGCTTGGCTGGATGAGGTTCAAGAGCAAGAGTTATGAGGCTTTTCAATTCGACAAGCGTGGTCATTACAGTCTAATCCATGGACCATGACCAACCGCCGTCATTTTCTCCAAACATCCATCACTGCTGTCTTTGCCTCACGCCTTGGCCTGAGTGCGCAGGAGGCAGAAAAGATCAACGTCCGCCAGATCACCCAGGGGCCGAAGTATCATTGGTTCGCCTATTATGATAAGGACCAGTTCAGCCCGGATAACCGTTACGTGCTGGGGAATGAAGTGGATTTTGAGCACCGGTCACCCACAGCGGATGACGTGATCAAAGTCGGCATGGTGGACCTCCAGGATGGCGACAAATGGACGGAGCTTGGCGAATCCCACGCCTGGAACTGGCAGCAGGGTTGCATGCTCCAGTGGGTGCCAGGGACCGAGAGCACGGTGATGTGGAATGACCGCCAGGGTGACAAATTTGTCTGCCATCTCATGGATGTGAAGACCAAGGAGAAGCGCACCCTGCCTAACCCCGTGTATAACCTGAGCCCGGACGGCAAGTGGGGCATCGCCCCGGATTTCCGTCGGCTCAATGACACCCGTCCTGGTTATGGTTATGCCGGGGTTCCTGACCCTAACAAAGAAGTGCTAATCCCTGAGGATGCCGGCATCTGGAAGATCAACATGGAGACCGGTGAGCAGAAGCTGATCATCACCTTTGCCCAGGCTGCGGCCATTCCCTATGAGGGCGGATTCAGCCCGAATGCGAAGCATTGGTTTAACCATCTGTTATTCTCCCCCGATGGCAGCCGCTTCATTTTCCTCCACCGCTGGAAAGGGGATGGGGACAAATCTTTTAATACACGCCTTTTCACTGCCAAGGCTGACGGCACGGACCTGTATGTGCTGGATCCTCTGGGCAGGACCTCCCACTTCGTCTGGCGTGATCCGCAGCATGTTTTCGCCTGGGCCTTTCATCCCAGCCATGGCGACCGCTTCTATCTGTATAAGGATAAGACCAGCGAGGTAGAGGTAGTGGGCAAAGACAAAATGCCCCGCAATGGGCACAACACCTATGTGCCGCATACCAACAATGAGTGGGTGCTGAACGACTGCTATCCCGACAAGGAGCGCATGCAGACGCCCTACCTGTATCACATCCCGACGGACCGCCGGGTGAACCTGGGGCATTTTTATAGCCCTGCCTTTTATACAGGCGAGTGGCGCTGTGATACCCACCCCCGCAGCAGTCGGGATGGGCGGCTGGTCTGCATCGATTCACCCCACAGCAAAGGCCGCCAGATGTACCTGATCGAGATCCACGACATCGTCGGTACCTAAGCCGGGCTTGCCATTTGGGGCGGGACAGTTAGTATCCGCCTTCCCAACTGACTGATTTCCCCCAATCAGGTGGCTCTGCATCTCCCGGCATGCAGTGCCAGTATCCCCCCCCTTTATATACATGATCTTCACGCCTTCCCCCGGGCGCGATGGGCTGAGGCTCGTCGCCATACGTTTTTATTTCATCACGCTGCTGGCTATGCTGGTCCAGGTGCCGGCTGCATTTGGCCAAACTGCGGTTTGGAATGGAGGCGGTAGCACGAATAACTGGTCGGATACTGGTAACTGGGTGAGTAATGCGCCTGCCAGCAGTGGCACGACTGCGCTGCAATTTGGTGGGACCGTTCGTTTGGGGGCGGTGAATGACCTGACTGCTTTTACAGCCCAGGGTATCACTTTTAACAATGGAGCTGGTGCCTTCACGCTTTCCGGGAATGCGATCACCCTGGGAGGAGATATCCTCAACAGCAGTTCCAGCCTGCAAACGATCCAGCTCAATATGAGCTTGAACGCTGCTCGGAATTTGACCGCCGGAACAGGGGGGCTGACCATCAGCGGGGCCATCAGTGGAGCCTTTGGCCTGACTAAAACCGGTGCAGGAACGCTCACCCTCTCCGGCCAGAATTCCTTTACGGGGGCCTTCAATGCAGGAGGTTCAGGGCTGGTCATCGCCAGTCATAACGAGGCCTTTGGCAGCACAGCTGGAGGTGTCGTGGTTTCGTCAGGTGCCGCAGTTCAGTTGAATGGCGTCACCATCACGGGTGAAACGATCACCCTCAACGGCAGCGGGACCAGCGATAATTCGGGCGCACTGCGTGTAGCTGGCTTGGATGGCACATGGGCGGGATCGGTCGTGCTGGGAAGTGGCACAGGTAGCGGCACGACGGGTGGTGCACGGTTGGGCTCCACCGGTGCTGGGGATTTGACCATCTCGGGTAATATTACGGGCAGTGGTTTTGACTTAGTGATCCGCTCCTCCAATTCTGCTACAGGGGAAATCATCTTGTCCGGGGCAAACAGCTACAGAGAAACTTACTTGGTCGTGGGGAACTTAACTCTGGGGGCAGACAATACCCTGCCAACAACCCGGAGCCTGACCATGGGAAACTCAGGCAATCAAGGGGACGTACAGTTAAATTTAAATGGATTTGACCAGGAAATCACCACGCTTTCTACCATTTCCCAGGCCGGTGGCGCTCTGCCGATCATGGATCAGACGATCACCAATCTTGATAATGATAACCAATCCATTCTGACCATCAATAATACTGGGTCATCCAATTTGGGGACGACCACCACGAATGGATCTCTCAATGGCAACGTCGCATTGGTGAAATCAGGTGCCGGGACGCTGACCCTTTCAGGCATCAGCACCAGCAACTACAGAGGCACCACTTCCATCAATGCGGGTGCGATTGTCATCACAAAAAATACAGGCCTCGGAGCGGTGACCGCAGGCACGATTGTGGCCTCGGGCGCAGCGCTCCTTTTGCAAAATGACATCACTGTGGGTGCTGAGGCATTGACCATTTCCGGTACCGGCATTTCCAGCAACGGAGCGCTTCGCAATGAGAGCGGGGCGAATACCTGGGGCGGGACCATCACCCTGGCTGCGAATGCGGAAATACAGGTGGATGCCACTTCCAGCCTAGTTGTGGATGTGGCCAGCGGAAGCGCGATCACGGGTGAGTTTAACCTGAGCATTGATGCACGGGGAAATCTAACCATCGCTGATGCCATTGCTACGGGAACGGGCACGCTCACGAAAAACGGGGCAGGAATCCTGACCTTGAGCGGGGCTGGAGCGAATACTTATACGGGGCTTACGACCGTCAATGTGGGGACTTTGATCTTGAGCAAAACGGAAGGGGTGAATGCCGTCGCGGGGGCTCTGACCCTGACGGGTAATAGCGTGCTCCAACTGGGACAGAGCGATCAAATTGCGAATACTTCCGAGCTGACCATGGCGACCGGTAACGTGTTTCGTCTCAATGGCAGTTCGGAAACGATCGTGGGGCTCAGCGGATCTGGGATCGTTGAAAACGAAGGGGGCGGCACCAGCACCTTGACTGTACAATTTACGGGGACTAGCACTTTGACTTACAGCGGCACCCTTCGGGATGGAGACGGGGCGGGGGATGATGGAGTCCTGGCTTTCACCAAAGCGGGCAGCTCGGTCAATGGTATTCAGATTCTTTCTGGAACAAATACCTATTCAGGACTCACCACGATCAGTGGCGGTGTTTTACGTGTGACGAATGACAGCGCTTTGGGTAGCACCGTCGGCGCGACCCTTGTCACCGCAGGCTCCCTGGATCTCAGTGGAGGCCGTACCATCACAGGTGAAACCATCACCATTAATGGTCCTGGTATATCGAATAATGGTGCGCTGCGCTCCAGCGTCTCGGGTGTCAACACGTGGACGGGCACCGTGAATATAGGCTCAAACTCCACCCGCATTGGAGCTATTAATGGTAGCACGCTCTATATCAGCGGTCTCCTCACTAGCAATGGCAGCGATTTTGACATCGCCATCCGCAACGATAACAACGCCAATAGCAAAGTGGTTCTGGCCAACGCTGGAAATAGCTTCAGAAATACCAACATTATCGTAGGCACACTGGCCATCGCCGAAGGAGACAATCGGTTGCCAACAGGAACTCTCCTGAGTCTGGGCAATACTAGCGGGGCAGAGTATGCCACCTTTGACCTTAACGGCTTTAACCAGCAGGTTGCCGGTATTGAAGAAGTGGACACTAGCACCCAAGCCAACCGGATGGACAAAACCATCACGAACTCCAGTTCGACCCGCGCCACTTTCACTGTCCAAAATGCGACTAACAATTCGTTTGGCCTGCTTGCCGTGAATTCTCCCAAGGTGGGAGCCCTGATCACCGGCAACCTTAATCTGGCAAAGAGCGGCATCGGCACGCTCACCCTGGGGAAAGCCAATACCTATACCGGCACCACCCGCATCACCCAGGGTACTCTGGCGCTGAGCGGGGCAGGGGCCTTTGATAACAGCACCTGGCTGGACATCGCAGGCGGCGCGCTGAGCGTCACTGCACGCACAGGTGGTGCCTACATTTTTGCCCCGGCCAGCGGCAGCGTTCCTGTCAGCGGCAGTGGCAGTGTGATTGGAAACTTCACGCTGGGCGGCAGCGCCGTTTTGCGTCCCGGTACCAGCAGTGATGGTGAGGATGTCCTCACGGCGGGCGATGGTTTCGGAAAGCTCACTTTCCAAAACAACCTGACCCTCCAAGACGGAGCTTCCACCTTAGCCCCCCGCGCTATCTTCACCCTTCACGCTGCTACCGGGCAGACGGATGATTTTTTCAGCCTGCCTGAGGCCTCCTTGCTGGACGGCACCTTCGGAAATCATGATGCTCTGGATGTGACCGGCACCCTCACCCTGGACGCTGGCAGCATCCTGAAAGTCCTGTTGGACGATGATTATGTGCCATCGGGAGGTGATGTCTTTAACCTCCTGGACTGGGGCGTATTGGATGACGATGCCAACAACGACACTACCCGCTTTACCCTGGCGGATCTATACCTCGACGAAGCCATCCTGGGCCCCGGCTTTTCCTGGAATACAGATTATTTCCTGGAGCACGGCATCCTCATTGTGGCTCCTGAGCCCTCCCGCGGAATGCTTCTCCTTCTGGCCGCGATGGCCGTTATGGGCACTCGCCGCCGCAAGCCCCTCGCGTAACTATTGAAGGTACCTGCTTGACTCAAAGGGACATGGACGGCACCTTCCGCGCCCTTTTCCCAAACCCCACTCTATGGCACAAGAAACATCCCTCCTCCTGCTGAAGCCCGACTGCGTCGCCCAAGGTCTCAACGGCGAAGTCCTCAAGCGTCTGGAGGCCGAAGGCTTCCGTGTGCGCGGCATTAAGATGATCCAGCTCACCGATGAGCTGCTCAAAGAGCATTACTCCCACATCGCAGACAAGCCCTTCTTCCCTGAAGTGGCCGGTTTCATGAAGAGCAATCCTGTCATCGCCGTGGCCCTGGGTGGTGAAAACGTCATCTCTCACGTCCGTGACCTCCTCGGCCCCACAGACTCCAAGGCTGCGCCTAAAGGCACCATCCGTGGCGATTTCGGCAGCGACAAGATGACCAACGTTGTTCACGCCTCCGATTCCCCGGAAGCAGCCGCCATCGAACTGAAGCGTTTCTTCAAGGACGGCGAAATTTTCAGCTACTAAACCCCCAATCGGTGCAAAAAGTTGTTTCCGAGGTTGACGTGCGAGCGTCCTCGGCTAGTTTCGCACCCCAAATTTTTTCCCAGGAGTACTCACATGGCTAAAGTCTGTCAAATCACCGGCGTCGGCGTCACACGCGGCCACCACATCCATCGCAGCGGTAAAGCCAAGAAAGAAGGCGGTATCGGTAAGCACATCACCAAGCGCGTGAAGCGCGTGATCTATCCGAACCTTCGCCACAAGCGCATTTTCGTTCCTGAGCTCAATACCTGGGTCAATGTCAAGCTGACCGCACGTGCCCTCAAGACGATGGACAAAAACGGTGCCTTCAAGGTCTTGAAGGAAGCTGGTCTGATCTAATTCGGTCACCGGTAGATGAAATTTATAAAAAGGGCAGGTCCTCGGGCCTGCCCTTTTTGCGCTCATCGCCCTGGCCGGATATTGTCCAGAAAACGTCTGTTCTTGCTGACTTGCCCAGGCTCTGCAAGATCACCCCTCCCAGCCTGCGATTTTCCTTCCTGACTCGTTAACCTTCGATTTCCAACCCCCTATGAACCTCACACGCACAGCTTACGGCACCTGGAGTGGCGGCAAATTCATGCACTTCGGTGAAATGCTCGATGACGAGCGCTACATCCAGATGATCCGCGATTCCTTTGAAAAAGGCGTTCGTACCTTCGTCACCGCCGATGTTTATGGCGTAGGCCGTGCGGATACCATGCTGGGCGAGGCGCTCAAGGACCTGCCACGGGATGAATACTGCCTTGTTGGTATCGTCGGGCATGATTTTTACAGCGGTCAGCGTGCCGGTTCCAAGGGGTATCCTCGCTTCACCGAGGCCAGCCTGCACCAGCCAGAGCAGTATGGCAGCTACCTGACCATGGCCACAGAGGAATCCCTAAAGCGCTGCCAGGCCAGCAAGTTTGACTGCCTGCTTCTGCACAATCCCGATACCGTCGGCTACACCAGCGATGCCGTTTGGGATGGCCTGTCTGCTTTAAAAGACAAAGGCCTGACCGACCGCCTCGGCATCGCCCCAGGGCCAGCCAACGGCTTCACCCTGGATATGATCGAATGCTTCGAGCGTTTTGGCGACCGCATGGATTGGGCCATGATCATTCTCAATCCCCTTGAGCCCTGGCCCGGTCAGCACGTCCTGCCAGCCGCCAAAAAGCACGGTGTGGATATCCTCACCCGCGTGGTGGATTACGGCGGCATTTTCCATGACGATGTGAAGCCTGGCCATAAATTCCGCGATGGCGACCACCGCAGCTATCGTCCCGCAGGCTGGGTGGACCACGCCAGCGAGAAGCTGGAAAAAATCCGCTACATCGCCGAAAAGCATGGCCTGACCATGCTCCA encodes the following:
- a CDS encoding beta strand repeat-containing protein, whose product is MIFTPSPGRDGLRLVAIRFYFITLLAMLVQVPAAFGQTAVWNGGGSTNNWSDTGNWVSNAPASSGTTALQFGGTVRLGAVNDLTAFTAQGITFNNGAGAFTLSGNAITLGGDILNSSSSLQTIQLNMSLNAARNLTAGTGGLTISGAISGAFGLTKTGAGTLTLSGQNSFTGAFNAGGSGLVIASHNEAFGSTAGGVVVSSGAAVQLNGVTITGETITLNGSGTSDNSGALRVAGLDGTWAGSVVLGSGTGSGTTGGARLGSTGAGDLTISGNITGSGFDLVIRSSNSATGEIILSGANSYRETYLVVGNLTLGADNTLPTTRSLTMGNSGNQGDVQLNLNGFDQEITTLSTISQAGGALPIMDQTITNLDNDNQSILTINNTGSSNLGTTTTNGSLNGNVALVKSGAGTLTLSGISTSNYRGTTSINAGAIVITKNTGLGAVTAGTIVASGAALLLQNDITVGAEALTISGTGISSNGALRNESGANTWGGTITLAANAEIQVDATSSLVVDVASGSAITGEFNLSIDARGNLTIADAIATGTGTLTKNGAGILTLSGAGANTYTGLTTVNVGTLILSKTEGVNAVAGALTLTGNSVLQLGQSDQIANTSELTMATGNVFRLNGSSETIVGLSGSGIVENEGGGTSTLTVQFTGTSTLTYSGTLRDGDGAGDDGVLAFTKAGSSVNGIQILSGTNTYSGLTTISGGVLRVTNDSALGSTVGATLVTAGSLDLSGGRTITGETITINGPGISNNGALRSSVSGVNTWTGTVNIGSNSTRIGAINGSTLYISGLLTSNGSDFDIAIRNDNNANSKVVLANAGNSFRNTNIIVGTLAIAEGDNRLPTGTLLSLGNTSGAEYATFDLNGFNQQVAGIEEVDTSTQANRMDKTITNSSSTRATFTVQNATNNSFGLLAVNSPKVGALITGNLNLAKSGIGTLTLGKANTYTGTTRITQGTLALSGAGAFDNSTWLDIAGGALSVTARTGGAYIFAPASGSVPVSGSGSVIGNFTLGGSAVLRPGTSSDGEDVLTAGDGFGKLTFQNNLTLQDGASTLAPRAIFTLHAATGQTDDFFSLPEASLLDGTFGNHDALDVTGTLTLDAGSILKVLLDDDYVPSGGDVFNLLDWGVLDDDANNDTTRFTLADLYLDEAILGPGFSWNTDYFLEHGILIVAPEPSRGMLLLLAAMAVMGTRRRKPLA
- a CDS encoding transposase, with translation MPKQSLSRPVAIPASPVFTEFEGEDFWQVPGYHRNLPHWRLAGAIYFVTFRLADSIPASVVMRWQQEEAVWLQSQGIHQDWRHQDKERFVMALRQIPLSERQGFERKQTRKFFVELDQCHGLCVLKEARAAQSVADALHFFHGQRLWLGDFVIMPNHVHVMVQMFEGCPLEEWLYSVKRFSARQLLKEQFLKTSPVTRAGHLWQTESFDRIIRNRDELNRTRDYIQKNPAKLKPGSFMHHKAAWLDEVQEQEL
- a CDS encoding aldo/keto reductase, whose amino-acid sequence is MNLTRTAYGTWSGGKFMHFGEMLDDERYIQMIRDSFEKGVRTFVTADVYGVGRADTMLGEALKDLPRDEYCLVGIVGHDFYSGQRAGSKGYPRFTEASLHQPEQYGSYLTMATEESLKRCQASKFDCLLLHNPDTVGYTSDAVWDGLSALKDKGLTDRLGIAPGPANGFTLDMIECFERFGDRMDWAMIILNPLEPWPGQHVLPAAKKHGVDILTRVVDYGGIFHDDVKPGHKFRDGDHRSYRPAGWVDHASEKLEKIRYIAEKHGLTMLQLACLWDLAQEPVKSVVPTLIQEAGSEARSIESKLEELAALPSENILSAEEVEIIREIGDNTGCMMLKGASQRHEGQEARPDEWPMRPELLTLAGRWNLGTSW
- the rpmB gene encoding 50S ribosomal protein L28 — encoded protein: MAKVCQITGVGVTRGHHIHRSGKAKKEGGIGKHITKRVKRVIYPNLRHKRIFVPELNTWVNVKLTARALKTMDKNGAFKVLKEAGLI
- the ndk gene encoding nucleoside-diphosphate kinase is translated as MAQETSLLLLKPDCVAQGLNGEVLKRLEAEGFRVRGIKMIQLTDELLKEHYSHIADKPFFPEVAGFMKSNPVIAVALGGENVISHVRDLLGPTDSKAAPKGTIRGDFGSDKMTNVVHASDSPEAAAIELKRFFKDGEIFSY
- a CDS encoding DEAD/DEAH box helicase, which translates into the protein MEKTFADLGLSPELMKAIEAQGFEQPSPIQAQAIPVALTGRDVVGQSQTGSGKTLAFGLPAVDRIDATSRDTQVLIMCPTRELAMQVCAEIHKVASFKEGVRATPIYGGSSYDRQIRALQMGSQIVVGTPGRILDFVDRGTLRLDNLKTLVFDEADEMLDMGFADEIERLMQAVPKERQTIFFSATFDPRIRRLIDRYTNNPATITIEQKAMTVPTIEQRYYEVQGRSKTEVLCRVLDMDAPRLTIVFANTKKAVDDTVDALTARGYAADRLHGDLNQVMRERVMRNFRSGNVEVLVATDVAARGLDVNDIDLIVNFELPYDTEDYVHRIGRTGRAGRKGTAVSLVAGREIYLMQRIQRFTNAKVTRAKVPSQEELEATRVDQTFEKLKATLEAGTYAKHEHTVQRLLDAGFNSTDVTSAVLDLWMKEFSREGEQIIEDRANQRPQQAQREFVPSTQSAVSGRTAAAGDFAPVPRPADNAPSQPQAAAPAPRAYEEPRDEGPRRPDAAPQQPEARDDFGPAPMRSRSFVQKGPRSGMVRLFVNIGGMDNARPGDIAGMIYNTAKIPSGTLGTIEIFEKCAYVEVPEDHVETVMTTVTGTNYRGRDIRINLADRQDGGQGQRSTFGPRGFGSKPGGFGGGGAKPGGFRKPYGGGGGKSFGGKPNGGPGSGFKGRRWED